A single genomic interval of Vicia villosa cultivar HV-30 ecotype Madison, WI unplaced genomic scaffold, Vvil1.0 ctg.000010F_1_1, whole genome shotgun sequence harbors:
- the LOC131621681 gene encoding coatomer subunit delta-like — MVVLAASIVGKSGKVLVSRQFVDMSRIRIEGLLAAFPKLIGTGKQHTYIETENVRYVYQPIEALYLLLVTNKQSNILEDLDTLRLLSKLVPEYSYSLDEEGICRHAFELIFAFDEVISLGHKENVTVAQVKQYCEMESHEEKLHKLVMQSKINETKDVMKRKANEIDKSKIEKNKGDKGGFGSIGSGRIENSFSDSSIPSTGTGFGFSTDIDSFPTKPKGRPTSSAAAPPKGLGMKLGKSQKTNQFLESLKAEGEVILEDVQPRLSQSRTAAPPLTDPVTLTVEEKLNVTLKRDGGVGSFDVQGTLSLQILNQEDGHIQVQVQTGDNQAISFKTHPNMNKELFAHDYILGLKDPNRPFPTSQGSDAAGVGLLRWRMQSTDESMVPLTINCWPSSSGNETYVSIEYEASSMFDLRNVVVSVPLPALREAPSVSQIDGEWKYDSRNSILEWSVLFIDNSNRSGSMEFVVPQADSSAFFPISVRFAATETFSDLKVTNIIPLKGGNPPKFAQRTQLITENYQVV, encoded by the exons ATG gTCGTTCTTGCTGCATCCATTGTCGGCAAGTCTGGCAAAG TGCTGGTTTCTAGACAGTTTGTGGATATGTCTCGTATAAGAATTGAGGGACTTCTAGCAGCATTTCCCAAGCTGATAGGTACTGGGAAACAGCACACATATATTGAGACTGAGAACGTGCGCTATGTTTACCAGCCAATTGAAGCTCTATACCTGCTACTTGTAACAAACAAACAGAGCAACATACTGGAAGATTTGGATACTCTGAGACTGCTCTCCAAACTT GTCCCTGAATATTCTTATTCCCTTGACGAAGAGGGTATCTGCAGACATGCCTTTGAGCTGATTTTTGCGTTTGATGAAGTCATCTCTCTTGGGCATAAGGAAAATGTGACTGTTGCACAAGTTAAGCAATACTGTGAGATGGAAAGTCACGAAGAGAAGCTGCACAAGCTGGTTATGCAGAGTAAGATCAATGAAACTAAGGATGTGATGAAGCGGAAAGCCAATGAGATTGATAAAAGCAAG ATTGAAAAGAATAAAGGTGATAAAGGAGGGTTTGGATCAATAGGTTCTGGAAGAATTGAAAATAGCTTCAGTGATTCGAGCATACCTAGCACTGGAACTGGTTTTGGATTTAGTACTGATATTGACTCCTTTCCTACCAAGCCTAAAG GTCGTCCAACTTCATCTGCTGCTGCTCCGCCAAAGGGTCTTGGTATGAAGCTTGGTAAATCTCAAAAGACAAATCAGTTTTTGGAATCATTGAAAGCAGAAGgtgaggtaattcttgaagatgtTCAGCCAAGACTTAGCCAGTCTCGGACAGCTGCCCCACCACTTACCGATCCTGTCACTTTAACTGTTGAGGAGAAATTAAATGTGACTCTGAAACGAGATGGCGGAGTTGGTAGTTTTGATGTTCAAGGCACACTGTCTCTGCAAATTCTTAACCAAGAAGATGGACATATTCAAGTTCAG GTCCAAACTGGGGATAATCAGGCCATCTCTTTCAAGACACACCCTAACATGAATAAAGAGCTATTTGCCCATGACTATATACTAGGTCTAAAGGATCCCAATAGGCCTTTCCCCACTAGTCAAGGCAGTGATGCTGCAGGTGTTGGTCTTTTAAGGTGGAGAATGCAAAGCACCGATGAGTCAATGGTGCCCCTGACAA TCAACTGTTGGCCATCTTCTTCTGGAAATGAAACTTATGTCAGCATTGAATATGAGGCTTCATCAATGTTTGATCTGCGGAATGTTGTGGTATCAGTACCTCTTCCAGCTCTTCGAGAGGCACCATCTGTTAGTCAGATTGATGGAGAATGGAA GTATGACTCTAGGAATTCCATTTTGGAGTGGTCTGTCCTTTTTATTGATAATTCAAATCGCAG TGGGTCAATGGAGTTTGTTGTTCCACAAGCCGATTCATCAGCATTCTTTCCCATTTCAGTTCGTTTTGCAGCAACTGAGACATTTAGTGACCTGAAG GTTACAAATATCATACCACTTAAAGGTGGTAATCCTCCCAAATTTGCTCAGCGAACTCAGTTGATCACAGAAAACTACCAAGTTGTGTGA